From Streptomyces sp. NBC_00775, one genomic window encodes:
- a CDS encoding TetR/AcrR family transcriptional regulator: protein MAGRLKQPTGRYGGRTAEERQAERRRRFLEAALQLFGDSPGFRSTTVAALSEAAGLSTRQFYEEFRTLEDVLAALHLQVNDWAEEAALAALADAEELPLAERATAIFRAYAANVTSDPRRIRITFVEIIGVSPRLDEQRLARRARWVDFICAAAAAAAARGEAAPRDYRIAATAFIGSVNGLLHDWSAGWVDATLDEAVEELVRQLLGILRPAGWGGAG from the coding sequence GTGGCGGGCAGGCTCAAACAGCCGACCGGCCGTTACGGGGGCAGGACCGCCGAGGAGCGGCAGGCCGAGCGGCGCCGACGTTTCCTGGAGGCCGCGCTCCAGCTGTTCGGCGACAGCCCGGGCTTCCGGTCCACGACGGTCGCGGCGCTGAGCGAGGCGGCGGGGCTGTCGACACGGCAGTTCTACGAGGAGTTCCGCACCCTCGAAGACGTCCTGGCCGCTCTGCACCTCCAGGTCAACGACTGGGCCGAAGAGGCCGCGCTGGCGGCGCTCGCCGATGCGGAGGAGTTGCCGCTGGCCGAGCGTGCCACCGCGATCTTCCGCGCCTACGCCGCCAACGTGACGAGTGATCCGCGCCGGATCCGCATCACCTTCGTCGAAATCATCGGCGTGAGCCCCCGGTTGGACGAACAGCGACTCGCCCGCCGCGCCCGCTGGGTGGACTTCATCTGCGCCGCGGCAGCGGCCGCCGCCGCACGTGGCGAAGCGGCACCGCGCGACTACCGGATCGCCGCGACCGCCTTCATCGGCAGCGTCAACGGGCTCCTGCACGACTGGAGCGCGGGCTGGGTGGACGCGACGCTCGACGAGGCGGTGGAGGAGCTGGTCCGGCAGCTGCTGGGGATTCTGCGACCGGCGGGGTGGGGCGGGGCGGGCTGA
- a CDS encoding MarR family winged helix-turn-helix transcriptional regulator: protein MTEPSDAATADSVDRHVALWSKELDWMDPVKEAIIARLAILARHAAQARRDTLDSDGLQHWQFKVLLMLRRLGPPYEASPSQLADMLGLTRGALSARLAPLEDAGLLSRTHERSDRRRVRVRLTDAGFDAFEQHVVSEDKGENALLAVLSPAEKRTLADLLRKLVLSAESGAYATGPSPYSPKRSRSDGT from the coding sequence ATGACAGAACCGTCCGACGCGGCGACCGCGGACTCGGTCGACCGGCACGTCGCGCTCTGGTCGAAGGAGCTCGACTGGATGGACCCGGTCAAGGAGGCGATCATCGCCCGGCTCGCCATCCTGGCCCGGCACGCGGCGCAGGCCCGCCGGGACACCCTGGACTCGGACGGCCTCCAGCACTGGCAGTTCAAGGTGCTGCTGATGCTGCGCAGGCTCGGCCCGCCCTACGAGGCCAGCCCGTCACAGCTCGCCGACATGCTGGGGCTGACCCGGGGCGCCCTGTCGGCGCGGCTCGCACCGCTGGAGGATGCGGGCCTGCTCAGCCGCACGCATGAGAGGAGCGACCGTCGGCGCGTACGGGTACGGCTCACCGACGCCGGATTCGATGCGTTCGAGCAGCATGTGGTGTCCGAGGACAAGGGTGAGAACGCGCTGCTCGCAGTACTGAGCCCAGCAGAGAAGCGGACGCTCGCAGACCTGCTGCGGAAACTGGTCCTATCCGCCGAGTCCGGTGCGTACGCGACCGGCCCATCGCCGTACTCGCCGAAAAGGTCCAGGTCAGACGGGACCTGA
- a CDS encoding CU044_5270 family protein, producing the protein MPSARSAATPAVAAPRPLVVEAGSTPVPLDRLADRAAASDSALRLRQGTHFQAWSLSMTSGPQARPPLTLPEERVVRWKADGSHTELVVATDPRHPGRPVITDADPVPRTVEDGHVLSRQTYPPSWSDAPPQARPPHDAERLRAYLEGIDTTEELDTPQLLDAVAELLDHWTLGSREDAALARILADAKGLRPAGAVTDRLGRPGQAYVYEDTARSGRRMLILDPATGAVLGLEDTVTEADPEWGVKAGDVMSYKAWMR; encoded by the coding sequence ATGCCGTCCGCCCGCAGTGCCGCCACCCCCGCCGTGGCCGCCCCGCGCCCGCTGGTCGTCGAGGCCGGCTCCACCCCCGTACCCCTGGACCGCCTCGCCGACCGCGCGGCGGCATCCGACAGCGCGCTCAGGCTGCGCCAGGGGACCCACTTCCAGGCCTGGAGCCTGAGCATGACCTCAGGTCCCCAGGCCCGGCCGCCGCTCACGCTTCCCGAGGAACGCGTCGTGCGCTGGAAGGCCGACGGCAGCCACACGGAACTCGTCGTCGCGACCGATCCACGCCACCCCGGCAGGCCGGTCATCACCGACGCCGACCCCGTCCCGCGCACCGTCGAGGACGGCCATGTCCTCAGCAGGCAGACGTACCCGCCGAGTTGGAGCGACGCCCCGCCCCAGGCACGACCGCCGCACGACGCCGAGCGGCTGCGCGCCTACCTCGAAGGGATCGACACCACCGAGGAGCTGGACACCCCCCAACTCCTCGACGCCGTCGCCGAGTTGCTGGACCACTGGACGCTCGGCAGCCGTGAGGACGCCGCACTCGCGCGCATCCTCGCCGACGCGAAGGGGCTGCGCCCGGCCGGAGCGGTCACCGACCGGCTGGGCCGCCCCGGGCAGGCGTACGTGTACGAAGACACAGCCCGCTCCGGCCGCCGGATGCTGATCCTGGACCCGGCGACCGGTGCCGTCCTCGGCCTGGAGGACACCGTCACCGAGGCCGATCCCGAGTGGGGCGTCAAGGCGGGGGACGTGATGTCGTACAAGGCGTGGATGCGCTGA
- a CDS encoding glycosyltransferase yields the protein MTAGSRGDVAPYTGLGHGLARAGHEVTLVTHGCFEPLVAGSGVGFHALPVDPRAELESARGQALHRSTTGAGKLIRVVEMARALVGQMTEDLIEAAETSDVLLLSSSLGPLGHAVAEGLSLPSMGVYLQPLAPTREFAPPVTGVRSWGPAVNRAAGYGVNMAVERVFADTVGTLRARLGLPRIGPGDTRRARERQGWPVHHGFSPLVVRRPRDWRPGLDVTGYWWPYDAAHAQLPSPLRDFLDAGPPPVFVGLGSATVPDPERLSNEVVRGLRAAGLRGVIQRGWGELRASGDDMFTVGEVPHSVLFPRMAAVVHHAGAGTTAAGLRAGVPAVPVPIQFDEGFWANRLVSVGVSPGVVPLRGLRAARLASALVRATGEPSYRRRAEELAGRIRAEDGVGPVVAALGRLAGPPP from the coding sequence ATGACCGCGGGATCGCGGGGCGATGTGGCGCCGTACACCGGACTCGGGCACGGCCTGGCGCGTGCCGGGCACGAGGTCACCCTGGTGACACATGGGTGCTTCGAGCCGCTGGTGGCCGGTTCGGGCGTGGGGTTTCACGCGCTGCCCGTGGATCCCCGGGCGGAGCTGGAGTCCGCGCGGGGACAGGCGCTGCACCGCAGTACCACCGGCGCCGGGAAACTCATCCGCGTCGTCGAGATGGCGCGTGCGCTCGTCGGGCAGATGACCGAGGACCTGATCGAGGCCGCCGAGACAAGTGACGTACTCCTGTTGTCGAGTTCCCTGGGGCCGCTCGGGCACGCCGTCGCCGAGGGGCTGTCGCTGCCCAGCATGGGTGTCTACCTCCAACCACTGGCCCCCACAAGGGAGTTCGCGCCTCCGGTGACCGGGGTCCGCTCCTGGGGGCCCGCGGTGAACCGGGCGGCCGGGTACGGCGTGAACATGGCCGTCGAACGCGTCTTCGCCGACACCGTGGGCACGCTGCGGGCCCGGCTCGGCCTGCCGCGCATCGGCCCCGGCGACACGCGACGCGCCCGCGAGCGGCAGGGCTGGCCCGTGCACCACGGTTTCAGTCCCCTGGTGGTGCGGCGGCCCCGCGACTGGCGGCCCGGGCTCGACGTGACCGGATACTGGTGGCCGTACGACGCCGCGCACGCCCAACTTCCCTCGCCACTGCGGGACTTCCTGGACGCCGGCCCTCCCCCGGTCTTCGTGGGCCTGGGCAGCGCCACCGTGCCCGATCCCGAGCGGCTGAGCAACGAGGTCGTACGCGGCCTGCGGGCGGCCGGGCTGCGCGGGGTGATCCAGCGGGGGTGGGGCGAGCTGCGCGCCAGCGGCGACGACATGTTCACCGTCGGGGAGGTGCCGCACTCCGTGCTCTTTCCCCGGATGGCCGCGGTGGTCCATCACGCGGGGGCCGGCACGACGGCGGCCGGGCTGCGTGCCGGCGTCCCGGCCGTGCCCGTGCCGATCCAGTTCGACGAGGGGTTCTGGGCCAACCGTCTGGTCTCCGTCGGGGTGTCTCCGGGGGTGGTGCCGCTGCGGGGGCTCCGGGCGGCGCGGCTGGCGTCGGCGCTCGTCCGGGCGACGGGGGAACCGTCGTATCGGCGGCGTGCCGAGGAATTGGCGGGGCGGATTCGTGCGGAGGACGGGGTGGGGCCGGTTGTCGCGGCGCTCGGCCGACTGGCGGGTCCACCGCCGTGA
- a CDS encoding class I SAM-dependent methyltransferase gives MDQDERLLHASSFGAAAVAYAEHRPDYAQTAVRWALEPAPGPRVLDLGAGTGKLTATLVALGGEVIAVEPDPEMLTELRRSLPAVRALPGSAEAIPLPDASVDAVLAGNAMHWFDMAVAGPEIARVLAPGGILAGLWNVMDDQVDWVAGLARVSGSAAIGPRDTPTSWRAETADMHLPKTGVAARFGSPEQAEFPHGQRRTADSLVATIATRAGVLVMPEQEQEATLGRIRAFLASRPETARGEFTLPMLTGVLRVRRL, from the coding sequence ATGGACCAGGATGAACGGCTGCTTCACGCCTCGTCGTTCGGCGCGGCGGCGGTCGCCTACGCCGAGCACCGTCCGGACTACGCGCAGACCGCGGTGCGCTGGGCGCTTGAGCCCGCGCCGGGCCCGCGGGTGCTCGACCTCGGCGCCGGAACCGGCAAGCTGACCGCCACGCTGGTCGCGCTGGGCGGCGAAGTCATTGCGGTCGAGCCCGACCCGGAGATGCTGACCGAGCTGCGCCGCTCGCTGCCGGCTGTCCGCGCCCTGCCGGGCAGCGCCGAGGCGATACCGCTGCCGGACGCGTCCGTCGATGCCGTGCTGGCCGGCAACGCCATGCACTGGTTCGACATGGCCGTCGCGGGACCCGAGATCGCCAGGGTCCTCGCACCCGGCGGCATCCTGGCCGGCCTGTGGAACGTCATGGACGACCAGGTCGACTGGGTTGCCGGGCTGGCGCGGGTCAGCGGGAGCGCGGCCATCGGCCCGCGTGACACGCCCACCAGCTGGCGTGCTGAGACGGCCGACATGCACCTTCCCAAGACTGGCGTGGCGGCCCGGTTCGGCTCGCCGGAACAGGCCGAGTTCCCGCACGGGCAGCGCCGCACCGCCGACTCTCTCGTCGCGACCATCGCGACGCGCGCGGGGGTTCTGGTCATGCCGGAACAGGAACAAGAGGCCACGCTGGGACGGATCCGCGCCTTCCTCGCGAGTAGACCGGAGACCGCCCGCGGCGAGTTCACTCTCCCGATGCTGACCGGCGTGCTGCGCGTCCGGCGGCTGTGA
- a CDS encoding cellulase family glycosylhydrolase: protein MSKLRARLLGVLVLLTGFLTAAGAQPAAADGLPDSLWFDEPAAATLTVANGHFTDGLGREVVLRGYNVSGETKLEENSGLPFASVADAKKSATALRALGGGNSVRFLLSWAHAEPARGQVDTTYLAAATDQIRAFLDAGIRVYPDFHQDLYSRYLFNTGSWYSGDGAPKWAVDAGNYPQESCGICLFWGQNITQNGAVKQASYDFWHNTYTLQDAFLTTAQATMAYVRQHLTTAEFAGVVGFDPFNEPYAGTYDSGQASRTWERDVLWPFYVKFRARMDAAGWQDKPLFAEPNLFWNANIDSQKQEGGLLDAGTLGPRYVFNTHFYDQKAISGVLMWGKAGDGQYATDFGTVRDRASAAGTTAIVSEFGHPLSGSVSDKAPTVVKAMYQALDSRLPGSTWWTKPASSGPVLSGTQWQWDIYNGRHHELMNNNPDKVLTTGDAWNDEDLSAVRLDDSGTAVLRQDTRLLDRLYPSATAGTTVAFTYEDRSRDGSTTLTWNPVPSSLPHVSQLVGSGQYGLLLWRSSGSTAPTELHLPASFPTSATTVVSDLGTSFGPPSYTTTTPIAVAPEPGGTGSRRLLLTAPGSGTLHYALVTNGATAPSADLLSAARTELASWAATVVN, encoded by the coding sequence ATGTCGAAGTTACGTGCGCGTCTGCTCGGCGTCCTCGTACTCCTCACCGGCTTCCTCACGGCGGCGGGCGCCCAGCCCGCCGCCGCGGACGGACTCCCCGACTCCCTCTGGTTCGACGAACCCGCGGCCGCCACCCTCACGGTCGCGAACGGCCACTTCACCGACGGTCTCGGCCGCGAGGTCGTGCTCCGCGGCTACAACGTCTCCGGCGAAACCAAGCTGGAGGAGAACAGCGGACTGCCCTTCGCCTCGGTCGCCGACGCCAAGAAGTCCGCCACCGCGCTGCGCGCCCTCGGCGGCGGCAACTCCGTGCGCTTCCTGCTCTCGTGGGCGCACGCCGAACCCGCGCGGGGTCAGGTCGACACCACCTATCTCGCCGCGGCCACCGATCAGATACGCGCTTTCCTCGACGCGGGAATCCGCGTCTACCCCGACTTCCACCAGGACCTCTACTCCCGCTATCTCTTCAACACGGGCAGCTGGTACAGCGGCGACGGCGCCCCCAAGTGGGCCGTGGACGCGGGCAATTACCCCCAGGAGTCGTGCGGGATCTGCCTCTTCTGGGGCCAGAACATCACCCAGAACGGGGCCGTGAAACAGGCGTCGTACGACTTCTGGCACAACACGTACACACTCCAGGACGCCTTCCTCACCACGGCCCAGGCCACCATGGCCTACGTCAGACAGCACCTCACCACCGCCGAATTCGCGGGCGTCGTCGGCTTCGACCCGTTCAACGAGCCGTACGCGGGCACCTACGACTCCGGGCAGGCCAGCCGCACCTGGGAGCGAGACGTCCTCTGGCCCTTCTATGTGAAGTTCCGGGCCCGGATGGACGCGGCGGGCTGGCAGGACAAGCCCCTCTTCGCCGAACCGAACCTCTTCTGGAACGCCAACATCGACTCCCAGAAGCAGGAGGGCGGCCTGCTGGACGCGGGAACGCTGGGCCCGCGCTATGTGTTCAACACCCACTTCTACGACCAGAAGGCGATCTCGGGCGTCCTCATGTGGGGCAAGGCGGGGGACGGCCAGTACGCCACCGACTTCGGGACGGTACGTGACCGGGCGTCGGCCGCGGGCACGACGGCGATCGTCAGCGAATTCGGCCACCCGCTCAGCGGATCCGTCTCGGACAAGGCCCCGACGGTCGTCAAGGCGATGTACCAGGCCCTCGACTCCCGTCTGCCGGGCTCGACCTGGTGGACGAAACCGGCGTCGTCCGGCCCGGTCCTCTCCGGCACCCAGTGGCAGTGGGACATCTACAACGGCCGCCATCACGAGCTGATGAACAACAACCCCGACAAGGTCCTGACCACCGGCGACGCCTGGAACGACGAGGACCTCTCCGCCGTACGCCTGGACGACTCGGGCACGGCCGTCCTGCGCCAGGACACCCGCCTCCTGGACCGCCTCTACCCCAGCGCCACCGCGGGCACCACGGTCGCCTTCACCTACGAGGACCGTTCCCGGGACGGCTCCACCACCCTGACCTGGAACCCGGTTCCCTCGTCCCTGCCGCATGTCTCCCAGCTCGTGGGCTCCGGCCAGTACGGGCTGCTGCTCTGGCGTTCCAGCGGGAGCACCGCCCCCACGGAACTCCATCTGCCGGCTTCCTTCCCGACCTCGGCCACGACCGTGGTCTCCGACCTGGGCACGTCGTTCGGGCCGCCGTCGTACACGACGACGACCCCGATCGCCGTGGCTCCCGAGCCGGGCGGCACCGGCAGCCGTCGGCTGCTGCTCACCGCACCCGGCTCGGGCACACTGCACTACGCGCTGGTCACGAACGGGGCGACGGCTCCGTCCGCCGACCTGCTGAGCGCGGCCCGGACCGAACTGGCGTCATGGGCCGCGACGGTGGTCAACTAG
- a CDS encoding YncE family protein, translating to MSALRPRHLCSLTAVLALTLGGTATAATAQASATDLREVMFVGNNWEGTADVIKSTGDFAKVGRINVIPDKDERMAAINADPIKWAYFMAIRNGVGEGHDQFVDDMYSTPDGQSVVVSRPSFADVVSINLATGAINWRFPVSGYRSDHMAVSPDGTRVAVSASTANTVHVLDISTGKQLGSFATGDKPHENIFTRDGKYIWNMAIGDVNTALDDPWLDWTKGDRHITVVDATTYKQVKVIDMRERLDAIGLKDFSDAVRPAVFSPDESKLYFQVSFFNGFLEYDVASDKITRVKTLPMNPATSTDRTTWVNDSRHHGISMNPAGTKLCVAGTMDDYATVVDRATLQEGPLVTASKPYWATVSGDGKDCVISESGADQVTAIDFATGQKTVSVPVGDHPQRVRLGHVEANWSGPSAS from the coding sequence ATGTCTGCCCTCAGGCCCAGACACCTCTGTTCCCTCACCGCAGTCCTCGCCCTCACCCTCGGTGGCACCGCCACCGCCGCCACCGCGCAGGCCTCCGCCACCGATCTGCGCGAGGTGATGTTCGTGGGCAACAACTGGGAGGGCACCGCGGACGTCATCAAGTCCACCGGTGACTTCGCGAAGGTCGGCCGGATCAACGTCATCCCGGACAAGGACGAACGGATGGCCGCGATCAACGCCGATCCGATCAAGTGGGCCTACTTCATGGCCATTCGCAACGGCGTCGGCGAGGGCCACGACCAGTTCGTCGACGACATGTACTCCACACCCGACGGCCAGTCCGTGGTCGTCTCCCGTCCGAGTTTCGCGGACGTCGTCTCGATCAACCTCGCCACCGGAGCCATCAACTGGCGCTTCCCGGTGTCCGGTTACCGCTCCGACCACATGGCCGTCTCCCCCGACGGCACCCGCGTCGCGGTCTCGGCGTCGACCGCCAACACCGTGCACGTCCTGGACATCAGCACCGGCAAGCAGCTCGGCTCCTTCGCCACCGGCGACAAGCCGCACGAGAACATCTTCACCCGCGACGGCAAGTACATCTGGAACATGGCGATCGGTGACGTCAACACCGCTCTCGACGACCCGTGGCTGGACTGGACGAAGGGCGACCGGCACATCACGGTCGTCGACGCCACCACATACAAGCAGGTCAAGGTCATCGACATGCGTGAGCGGCTGGACGCGATCGGCCTCAAGGACTTCTCCGACGCGGTCCGGCCCGCGGTCTTCTCCCCCGACGAGTCCAAGCTCTACTTCCAGGTCTCCTTCTTCAACGGCTTCCTGGAGTACGACGTCGCCTCCGACAAGATCACCCGGGTCAAGACCCTGCCGATGAACCCCGCGACCAGCACCGACCGCACCACCTGGGTCAACGACTCCCGCCACCACGGCATTTCGATGAACCCCGCCGGCACCAAGCTGTGCGTCGCGGGAACGATGGACGACTACGCGACCGTCGTCGACCGGGCGACCCTCCAGGAGGGTCCGCTCGTCACCGCCTCCAAGCCGTACTGGGCGACCGTCAGCGGTGACGGCAAGGACTGCGTCATCTCCGAGAGCGGTGCCGACCAGGTCACCGCCATCGACTTCGCCACGGGGCAGAAGACGGTGTCGGTGCCGGTCGGCGACCACCCCCAGCGTGTTCGCCTCGGCCATGTGGAGGCGAACTGGTCGGGCCCGTCGGCTAGTTGA
- a CDS encoding bifunctional 5,10-methylenetetrahydrofolate dehydrogenase/5,10-methenyltetrahydrofolate cyclohydrolase: MSQAQLMDGAGLARRIVEETAKRAAGLKDRTGMAPCLATVLVGEDPASVTYVRMKQNRCRKAGIESRHVALPAGTTTAELVDTLTALSADPTVHGILLQHPVGPHIDERAAFEAIAPEKDVDGVTLSSYSAMSFGLPGFVSCTPGGIMRLLDEYDVDPAGKRAVVVGRSAILGKPVGMLLLGRDATVTYCHSRTADLSSVVREADIVVAAVGRPRLIRGEDIKPGAVVIDAGYNEGNVGDVDFDTAVTRAGLITPVPGGVGPMTIAVLLEQTVTGAERQAGV, translated from the coding sequence ATGTCCCAGGCCCAGCTCATGGACGGCGCCGGTCTCGCGCGCCGCATCGTCGAGGAGACCGCCAAGCGCGCGGCCGGCCTCAAGGACCGTACGGGCATGGCGCCCTGTCTGGCGACGGTACTGGTCGGCGAGGATCCCGCCTCGGTGACGTACGTCCGGATGAAGCAGAACCGCTGCCGCAAGGCCGGTATCGAGTCGCGGCACGTCGCACTGCCCGCCGGCACCACGACGGCCGAGCTGGTCGACACGCTCACCGCCCTGTCCGCCGATCCGACCGTGCACGGCATCCTGCTCCAGCACCCCGTCGGGCCGCACATCGACGAACGCGCGGCGTTCGAGGCCATCGCGCCGGAGAAGGACGTCGACGGTGTGACGCTGAGCTCGTACTCCGCGATGAGCTTCGGCCTGCCCGGCTTCGTGTCCTGCACGCCCGGCGGCATCATGCGGCTCCTCGACGAGTACGACGTCGACCCGGCCGGCAAGCGGGCCGTCGTCGTGGGGCGCAGCGCCATCCTCGGCAAGCCGGTCGGCATGCTGCTGCTCGGGCGCGACGCGACGGTGACGTACTGCCATTCGCGTACGGCGGATCTGTCGTCGGTGGTGCGCGAGGCGGACATCGTGGTGGCCGCCGTGGGACGGCCCCGGCTGATCCGCGGGGAGGACATCAAGCCGGGAGCCGTCGTGATCGACGCGGGCTACAACGAGGGGAACGTCGGCGACGTCGACTTCGACACCGCCGTCACCCGGGCCGGGCTGATCACGCCCGTGCCGGGTGGCGTCGGCCCGATGACGATCGCGGTCCTGCTGGAGCAGACCGTGACCGGAGCCGAACGCCAGGCAGGCGTCTGA
- a CDS encoding polyprenyl synthetase family protein, with protein MTYVDLHRQMSADIEAETESALDRLGPSASSVRAAVAALLEHRTFKYPLSVLPMIVHAVETGAPEPAVPLAVVHELWWTSACYLDDLADGQGAFVAGGLSESAAQLAAVISGTALPHLVVQSRRIPESVRGALSAEIVTCWIVATEGQLSDLRGDAGDATRDSVITAYRGKSGAPFSMITAMAAELAGVEQGRAELWREFGNVFGILWQISNDQEDILSGRNEDLLNGTVTYLLACALEETSPESTERVLGLHAAARNSARSRAELTDVLLAPAVLGRYEKDIDEFRAEAHRILDELGGDEAYVRVLRHLVDQSARMLL; from the coding sequence ATGACGTACGTGGATCTGCATCGCCAGATGTCCGCGGACATCGAAGCGGAGACGGAATCCGCTCTTGACCGACTCGGTCCGTCGGCGTCATCGGTTCGAGCGGCGGTCGCCGCACTGCTGGAGCATCGCACGTTCAAGTACCCCCTGTCGGTCCTCCCGATGATCGTCCACGCCGTCGAGACCGGCGCGCCCGAACCGGCCGTTCCACTGGCCGTCGTCCATGAGCTGTGGTGGACCTCCGCCTGCTACCTCGACGACCTGGCCGACGGGCAGGGCGCGTTCGTCGCCGGTGGCCTCAGCGAGAGTGCGGCGCAGCTCGCGGCGGTCATCAGCGGAACTGCCCTCCCTCATCTCGTCGTTCAGTCGCGGCGGATTCCCGAGTCGGTGCGCGGCGCTCTGTCCGCCGAGATCGTGACGTGCTGGATCGTGGCGACCGAAGGGCAGCTGAGTGACCTCCGTGGAGATGCGGGCGACGCCACGCGCGACTCGGTGATCACGGCGTACAGAGGAAAATCCGGCGCACCCTTCAGCATGATCACGGCAATGGCCGCCGAACTGGCGGGTGTGGAGCAGGGGAGAGCGGAGCTCTGGCGCGAGTTCGGCAATGTCTTCGGCATCCTGTGGCAGATATCCAACGATCAGGAAGACATCCTGTCCGGCCGCAACGAAGACCTCCTGAACGGCACCGTCACGTATTTGCTCGCGTGCGCCCTTGAGGAGACATCCCCCGAGTCCACGGAGCGTGTCCTGGGGCTGCACGCCGCCGCGCGGAATTCCGCGCGATCCCGAGCGGAACTCACCGACGTCCTTCTCGCGCCCGCCGTTCTTGGCCGGTACGAGAAGGACATCGACGAGTTCCGCGCCGAAGCTCACCGCATCCTGGACGAACTGGGCGGCGACGAAGCCTATGTGCGTGTGCTGCGGCACCTCGTGGACCAGTCCGCCCGCATGCTCCTTTAG